In Siniperca chuatsi isolate FFG_IHB_CAS linkage group LG16, ASM2008510v1, whole genome shotgun sequence, the following proteins share a genomic window:
- the LOC122863046 gene encoding hepatocyte nuclear factor 3-beta-like isoform X1, whose amino-acid sequence MLSAVKMEGHEHPDWSGGGGGYYGETECYTAAGNMNSGLSMNSMSSYMSAPGMAGTGHMNAHYVNPVGVNHTSMPAGVCQSSGAVGQAGAGITGLGAALQPNMSPISPPPYGNMPVMSPVYGQACGIRSREPKPYRRSYTHAKPPYSYISLITMAIQQSGSKMLTLNEIYQWIMDLFPFYRQNQQRWQNSIRHSLSFNDCFIKVPRLPDKPGKGSFWALHPDSGNMFENGCYLRRQKRFRNPGRPTGDKEAAGKGSEGGSVTTSSSGSDSPHSSSSSPPSSDVKGAGVDLKPHRGEQLPPSPVRVPSPLAHTQHVFSHHHHHHPLLLHEAAHLKPDHYHPQHHHHYSFNHPFSINNLMSEPQHHKLEPVVQYGGYGCPVSGALVAAKTGLDPAHTDTNYYVYTRPIMNS is encoded by the exons ATGCTCAGCGCCGTTAAAATGGAGGGACACGAACATCCGGACTggagcggcggcggcggcggctacTACGGAGAGACCGAG tgttacACCGCAGCGGGAAACATGAACTCCGGTCTGTCCATGAACTCCATGAGCAGCTACATGAGCGCGCCTGGCATGGCCGGCACCGGCCACATGAACGCGCATTATGTGAACCCGGTCGGAGTCAACCACACCTCGATGCCCGCTGGGGTATGCCAGAGCTCCGGGGCGGTGGGGCAGGCTGGAGCCGGGATAACGGGCCTGGGCGCCGCGCTGCAGCCGAACATGAGCCCCATCAGCCCGCCGCCGTACGGGAACATGCCGGTGATGAGCCCGGTGTACGGTCAGGCCTGCGGCATCAGATCCAGGGAGCCCAAGCCGTACCGGCGGAGCTACACGCACGCCAAGCCGCCGTACTCGTACATCTCCCTGATCACCATGGCCATCCAGCAGTCCGGCAGCAAAATGCTGACGTTGAACGAGATCTACCAGTGGATCATGGACCTGTTCCCGTTTTACCGGCAGAACCAGCAGCGGTGGCAGAACTCCATCCGACACTCGCTCTCCTTTAACGACTGCTTCATCAAGGTGCCCCGCTTACCGGACAAACCGGGGAAAGGCTCCTTCTGGGCCCTCCACCCAGACTCGGGGAACATGTTTGAGAACGGCTGCTACCTCCGGCGGCAGAAGCGCTTCAGGAATCCCGGTAGGCCTACAGGTGACAAGGAGGCGGCGGGGAAGGGCTCGGAGGGCGGCTCGGTTACCACCAGCAGCAGCGGCTCCGACTCCCCGCACTCCTCCTCGTCTTCCCCTCCGTCCTCAGATGTAAAGGGAGCCGGGGTCGACCTCAAACCGCACCGGGGTGAACAGTTGCCCCCCAGCCCCGTGCGCGTGCCCTCCCCGCTGGCGCACACCCAGCACGTGttctcccaccaccaccaccaccacccgcTGCTGCTGCACGAGGCCGCACACCTGAAACCTGACCACTACCACCCccagcaccaccaccactactccTTCAACCACCCGTTCTCCATCAACAACCTCATGTCCGAGCCgcagcaccacaaactggaGCCGGTGGTGCAGTACGGAGGCTACGGCTGCCCGGTGTCCGGGGCGCTGGTGGCGGCCAAAACCGGCCTGGATCCCGCTCACACCGACACCAACTACTACGTGTACACGAGGCCCATAATGAACTCCTGA
- the LOC122863046 gene encoding hepatocyte nuclear factor 3-beta-like isoform X2 has translation MNSGLSMNSMSSYMSAPGMAGTGHMNAHYVNPVGVNHTSMPAGVCQSSGAVGQAGAGITGLGAALQPNMSPISPPPYGNMPVMSPVYGQACGIRSREPKPYRRSYTHAKPPYSYISLITMAIQQSGSKMLTLNEIYQWIMDLFPFYRQNQQRWQNSIRHSLSFNDCFIKVPRLPDKPGKGSFWALHPDSGNMFENGCYLRRQKRFRNPGRPTGDKEAAGKGSEGGSVTTSSSGSDSPHSSSSSPPSSDVKGAGVDLKPHRGEQLPPSPVRVPSPLAHTQHVFSHHHHHHPLLLHEAAHLKPDHYHPQHHHHYSFNHPFSINNLMSEPQHHKLEPVVQYGGYGCPVSGALVAAKTGLDPAHTDTNYYVYTRPIMNS, from the coding sequence ATGAACTCCGGTCTGTCCATGAACTCCATGAGCAGCTACATGAGCGCGCCTGGCATGGCCGGCACCGGCCACATGAACGCGCATTATGTGAACCCGGTCGGAGTCAACCACACCTCGATGCCCGCTGGGGTATGCCAGAGCTCCGGGGCGGTGGGGCAGGCTGGAGCCGGGATAACGGGCCTGGGCGCCGCGCTGCAGCCGAACATGAGCCCCATCAGCCCGCCGCCGTACGGGAACATGCCGGTGATGAGCCCGGTGTACGGTCAGGCCTGCGGCATCAGATCCAGGGAGCCCAAGCCGTACCGGCGGAGCTACACGCACGCCAAGCCGCCGTACTCGTACATCTCCCTGATCACCATGGCCATCCAGCAGTCCGGCAGCAAAATGCTGACGTTGAACGAGATCTACCAGTGGATCATGGACCTGTTCCCGTTTTACCGGCAGAACCAGCAGCGGTGGCAGAACTCCATCCGACACTCGCTCTCCTTTAACGACTGCTTCATCAAGGTGCCCCGCTTACCGGACAAACCGGGGAAAGGCTCCTTCTGGGCCCTCCACCCAGACTCGGGGAACATGTTTGAGAACGGCTGCTACCTCCGGCGGCAGAAGCGCTTCAGGAATCCCGGTAGGCCTACAGGTGACAAGGAGGCGGCGGGGAAGGGCTCGGAGGGCGGCTCGGTTACCACCAGCAGCAGCGGCTCCGACTCCCCGCACTCCTCCTCGTCTTCCCCTCCGTCCTCAGATGTAAAGGGAGCCGGGGTCGACCTCAAACCGCACCGGGGTGAACAGTTGCCCCCCAGCCCCGTGCGCGTGCCCTCCCCGCTGGCGCACACCCAGCACGTGttctcccaccaccaccaccaccacccgcTGCTGCTGCACGAGGCCGCACACCTGAAACCTGACCACTACCACCCccagcaccaccaccactactccTTCAACCACCCGTTCTCCATCAACAACCTCATGTCCGAGCCgcagcaccacaaactggaGCCGGTGGTGCAGTACGGAGGCTACGGCTGCCCGGTGTCCGGGGCGCTGGTGGCGGCCAAAACCGGCCTGGATCCCGCTCACACCGACACCAACTACTACGTGTACACGAGGCCCATAATGAACTCCTGA